In Prosthecochloris marina, a single window of DNA contains:
- a CDS encoding AtpZ/AtpI family protein: protein MRSGDKEKFSDYFGRSVRALSDYLGIGFQIAISFAFFVLGGYWVDEQLGTSPLFLLIGVGAGLTGMILLLIKVVKNANRKGR, encoded by the coding sequence ATGAGGTCCGGAGACAAAGAAAAATTTTCAGATTATTTCGGAAGATCTGTCCGGGCCTTGTCCGATTATCTCGGAATTGGCTTTCAGATTGCCATCAGTTTTGCTTTTTTTGTTCTCGGAGGTTATTGGGTGGATGAGCAGTTGGGTACGTCTCCCCTGTTTCTGCTTATCGGCGTCGGGGCAGGATTGACGGGGATGATACTGCTTCTGATAAAAGTTGTTAAAAACGCGAACCGGAAAGGTCGGTAA
- a CDS encoding bactofilin family protein has translation MFSKKGKKRRSGSAGGLTLLMEGTSVQGELVADGDIRVDGNVSGQVTCRSTLIIGSEGVVEGEISAENMRVAGKFRGNADISGELRLEATAAIDGDLRVTALDVEDGAKLNGRVFMKQDEGFKEQLLERESEPQLSEVKSI, from the coding sequence ATGTTCAGTAAAAAAGGAAAAAAACGCAGATCCGGTTCGGCCGGAGGCTTGACTCTTTTGATGGAGGGTACTTCAGTTCAAGGCGAACTTGTGGCTGATGGTGACATCAGGGTTGACGGGAACGTGTCCGGCCAGGTTACCTGCAGATCAACACTGATCATCGGTAGCGAAGGGGTCGTAGAGGGTGAAATAAGCGCCGAGAACATGAGAGTTGCAGGAAAGTTCAGAGGAAATGCCGATATCTCCGGAGAGCTCCGGCTTGAAGCCACCGCTGCAATTGACGGAGATCTGAGGGTTACTGCTCTCGACGTTGAGGACGGGGCTAAACTGAACGGAAGAGTTTTCATGAAACAGGATGAAGGGTTCAAGGAGCAGTTGCTGGAAAGAGAGTCTGAGCCACAGCTTTCAGAGGTGAAAAGCATATGA
- a CDS encoding murein hydrolase activator EnvC family protein, giving the protein MGVHRKKKTVYTLSLIPVGGRSKPVTLLKGVPATFVIVFLLVLGLLVSLAGLVFFATPLHTVVPGSALPAHQKELVALQAKRVDSLIVEIENMQAFTQKVEGIMFQEKAMVQDEASFGGGAGRRVYDAGIIPPPFSDGAVTPGKFTGRLVTGSISQRFKPKKSHYGVDIATARNEPVGAVTDGTVIFSDWTGTFGYTIIVDHGEYMTFYKHCSQLFKKGGEQVKLGEVIALAGDTGQESSGVHLHFEVWRNGIPVDPEAYLNFSM; this is encoded by the coding sequence ATGGGAGTTCACCGCAAGAAAAAAACTGTTTATACGCTCAGTCTTATCCCTGTCGGCGGCAGATCGAAGCCTGTAACGTTGTTAAAAGGTGTTCCGGCAACCTTTGTTATCGTCTTCTTGCTTGTGCTAGGGCTGCTGGTTTCCTTGGCGGGGTTGGTTTTTTTCGCTACCCCCTTGCATACCGTGGTTCCAGGCTCGGCGCTGCCGGCCCATCAGAAGGAGCTTGTCGCTCTCCAGGCAAAGCGAGTGGACAGCCTTATCGTTGAAATCGAGAACATGCAGGCATTCACTCAAAAGGTGGAAGGGATCATGTTTCAGGAAAAAGCGATGGTACAGGATGAAGCGTCGTTTGGCGGGGGAGCCGGCCGAAGGGTTTACGATGCGGGTATCATCCCTCCACCTTTTTCTGACGGGGCGGTTACTCCCGGAAAATTCACCGGAAGGCTGGTTACGGGTTCGATATCACAGCGCTTCAAGCCGAAGAAGAGCCACTACGGGGTTGATATTGCGACTGCCCGAAACGAGCCTGTAGGGGCAGTTACCGACGGTACAGTGATTTTTTCTGACTGGACAGGCACATTCGGGTATACAATAATCGTCGATCATGGTGAATACATGACTTTTTACAAGCATTGCAGTCAGCTTTTCAAAAAAGGAGGCGAGCAGGTAAAGCTTGGAGAAGTCATTGCACTTGCAGGTGATACCGGACAGGAATCATCGGGCGTTCATCTGCACTTTGAAGTTTGGAGGAACGGTATTCCCGTTGACCCGGAAGCCTATCTGAATTTTTCAATGTAA
- the galE gene encoding UDP-glucose 4-epimerase GalE, translating into MRILVIGGAGYIGSHVAREFLDRGYNVTVLDNLSSGTRRNLFEEAAFQYGDIMQPLQLREIMADGYDGCVHLAALKAAGESMIKPEAYARMNIAGTINILNAALSAGIPNMIFSSSAAIFGSPRYLPIDEEHSKNPENFYGFTKLEIERMMEWYDRLKGLKYASIRYFNAAGYDVQGRIQGLEMKPENLLPIVMETAAGVREGMKVFGDDYPTRDGTCIRDYVHVSDLAAAHVTAFEYLVEKKESLAVNLGSETGVTVQEMIQRAREITRQNIPAVVSGRRPGDPAELVASSKKARKLLEWQPRYSDLDTLIDSTWQVYRSNFSVT; encoded by the coding sequence GTGAGAATACTTGTAATCGGCGGGGCGGGCTATATCGGCAGCCATGTGGCCAGGGAGTTTCTCGATAGAGGGTACAACGTAACCGTTCTGGATAACCTTTCTTCGGGAACACGTCGTAACCTCTTTGAAGAAGCGGCGTTTCAGTACGGGGATATAATGCAGCCGTTACAACTTCGTGAAATTATGGCTGACGGTTATGACGGATGTGTACATCTTGCCGCATTGAAAGCGGCAGGTGAGTCCATGATCAAGCCGGAAGCCTATGCCAGGATGAATATAGCAGGTACGATAAACATCTTGAATGCAGCACTTTCAGCCGGGATACCGAATATGATTTTTTCGTCCTCAGCAGCCATATTCGGTTCACCCAGATATTTGCCGATCGATGAAGAGCACTCGAAAAACCCTGAAAACTTCTACGGATTCACCAAACTCGAGATTGAACGAATGATGGAGTGGTACGATCGTTTGAAAGGGTTGAAGTATGCCTCGATCCGTTATTTCAACGCAGCCGGGTATGATGTGCAGGGGCGAATACAAGGCCTGGAAATGAAGCCGGAAAATCTGTTGCCGATTGTAATGGAAACGGCAGCCGGCGTGCGCGAAGGGATGAAAGTATTCGGGGATGATTACCCGACCAGAGATGGAACATGCATCCGTGATTATGTACATGTGAGTGATCTTGCAGCAGCTCATGTGACGGCATTCGAGTACCTTGTTGAAAAGAAAGAGAGTCTGGCAGTGAACCTGGGCAGCGAAACCGGAGTGACGGTGCAGGAGATGATTCAGCGAGCACGTGAGATTACCCGACAAAACATTCCGGCAGTAGTGTCGGGCAGAAGGCCGGGTGACCCGGCAGAGCTTGTTGCGTCATCGAAAAAAGCAAGAAAGTTGCTGGAATGGCAACCCCGTTACAGCGATCTCGATACCCTGATCGATTCAACATGGCAGGTGTATCGTAGTAATTTCAGTGTAACCTGA
- the pgeF gene encoding peptidoglycan editing factor PgeF produces the protein MNKLFIQPELFSQIPGLYALQTTRHGGVSPAPFTTLNLGHNTSDNPANIVKNRTILCNHLSIDPSSLVIADQVHGTRILRAFEGGHHTGYDAFITDRENIFLCILTADCFPVLIYDHEHGAAGAAHAGWKGTAANIAGRTIEAMKEHFGTSPPSCLAWIGTGISVNEYEIGKDVADHFDHKYLHLSPNGRFMLDLAATNVDQLLDAGIPDTSIEVSPFCTARNNSDFFSYRKEKGKTGRMITLIGINSPNQTP, from the coding sequence ATGAACAAGCTGTTTATACAACCTGAACTCTTTTCGCAAATCCCAGGACTCTACGCCCTGCAAACAACCCGCCACGGCGGTGTGAGCCCGGCCCCTTTCACAACGCTCAATCTCGGGCACAACACTTCCGACAACCCGGCAAACATTGTGAAGAACCGAACGATACTCTGCAACCATCTGAGCATCGATCCCTCATCACTGGTCATTGCTGACCAGGTACACGGAACCCGGATTCTTCGTGCTTTTGAAGGGGGACATCATACAGGATACGATGCCTTTATAACCGACCGGGAAAATATTTTTCTTTGCATACTCACAGCAGACTGCTTCCCTGTACTCATTTATGACCATGAACATGGAGCGGCAGGTGCCGCACATGCAGGCTGGAAAGGAACGGCAGCAAACATTGCCGGCAGGACAATCGAGGCGATGAAGGAACACTTCGGCACTTCGCCGCCTTCCTGCCTTGCCTGGATAGGCACAGGCATATCCGTAAACGAATATGAGATAGGAAAGGATGTAGCCGATCATTTCGACCACAAGTACCTCCACCTGTCACCCAACGGTCGCTTCATGCTCGATCTTGCGGCAACCAACGTCGATCAGTTGCTCGATGCAGGAATACCCGACACATCGATCGAAGTTTCACCGTTCTGTACGGCCAGGAACAACAGCGATTTTTTCTCTTACCGTAAGGAAAAAGGAAAAACCGGGCGAATGATAACCCTTATCGGCATCAACTCTCCGAACCAGACTCCCTGA
- the bchU gene encoding bacteriochlorophyllide d C-20 methyltransferase BchU, whose product MNDNELLKCNQRANEILFKGLVEFGCFKAALELDLFTHLADGAKDVETLSEAIGAVPQRLGMLLEALRQIGITVQENGKWELTDFAKSMFAPNEEHPNLYMAPVAKAMAYTAENFYMSMAEAVRGKLDYKGETSYPPKTKEENLYFEEIHRRNAHFAIKLLLEEANLASNEKLIDVGGGIGDISAALCKKYTQLNTTILNLPGAIELVDENAEEKGLGDRLRGSAVDIYRDEYPSADAVMFCRILYSANDQLTEMMCTKAFNALEAGGKVLVLDMIVDEKEHPNYDYLSHYIMGIGMPFSVLGFKEQSNYKPILEKIGFTDVRMVRRYEHLYVEAVKPA is encoded by the coding sequence ATGAATGACAATGAATTACTGAAATGTAATCAACGGGCCAATGAAATACTCTTCAAGGGGCTCGTGGAATTCGGCTGTTTCAAGGCTGCACTTGAACTCGACCTTTTCACTCATCTCGCTGACGGAGCAAAAGATGTTGAAACCCTTTCAGAAGCTATCGGAGCCGTACCGCAACGGCTTGGAATGCTGCTTGAAGCACTTCGTCAAATCGGAATCACCGTGCAGGAAAACGGCAAGTGGGAATTGACCGATTTCGCAAAAAGCATGTTCGCCCCCAACGAGGAACACCCGAACCTTTACATGGCCCCCGTCGCAAAAGCCATGGCTTATACCGCCGAGAACTTTTATATGAGCATGGCAGAAGCTGTACGAGGCAAACTCGATTACAAAGGAGAAACCTCCTATCCCCCGAAAACAAAAGAAGAAAACCTTTATTTCGAAGAGATACACCGCCGTAATGCCCATTTTGCCATCAAGCTGCTGCTTGAAGAAGCCAACCTCGCCTCCAATGAAAAACTTATCGACGTGGGAGGTGGAATAGGGGATATTTCAGCGGCACTTTGCAAAAAGTATACGCAGCTCAATACCACCATCCTGAACCTTCCCGGAGCGATTGAGCTTGTCGATGAAAATGCCGAAGAAAAAGGCCTTGGAGACAGGTTGAGAGGTTCTGCCGTAGACATTTACAGGGATGAATACCCTTCAGCCGACGCGGTTATGTTCTGCAGGATTCTCTATTCGGCAAATGACCAGCTTACCGAAATGATGTGTACAAAGGCGTTCAACGCACTCGAAGCTGGGGGTAAGGTACTCGTGCTCGACATGATTGTCGATGAAAAAGAGCATCCGAATTATGACTACCTCAGCCACTATATCATGGGCATCGGTATGCCGTTTTCGGTTCTCGGCTTCAAGGAGCAATCGAATTACAAGCCTATCCTCGAAAAAATCGGGTTCACGGACGTTCGTATGGTGCGGCGTTACGAGCATCTCTATGTCGAAGCGGTTAAACCCGCCTAA
- a CDS encoding acetyl-CoA hydrolase/transferase family protein, with protein sequence MKYRTISAAEAVAVVESGNRVFLQTAAATPQRLIDALVDRADELRNVEIVSLHTEGDAAYVRSEYSDSFRLNALFVGRNVRSAVQEGLADAIPIFLSDVPALFYRNVLPLDVAFVHVSPPDRHGYCSLGVSVDAARAAVHTAKTVIAQVNPNMPRTHGEGLLHISHIDSMVDVDDPLPEGPRHELTDIERKIGQNIASIVENGATLQMGIGAIPDATLAALIHHRDLGIHTEMFSDGVVDLVEKGVVTGRYKSTHNGIIVASFLLGTRRLYDFVDDNPLVEMFGSDYVNDTKEIRKNPRVTAINSAIEIDMTGQVCADSIGHRHFSGVGGQMDFIRGAALSPDGKPIIALPSVTKRGESRIVPVLKAGAGVVTTRAHVQYVVTEYGIVNLHGKNMRQRAEALASIAHPDFREDICRTAHDLYGGYRKVCP encoded by the coding sequence ATGAAATACCGCACAATATCGGCGGCAGAGGCGGTTGCTGTCGTCGAGTCGGGAAACAGGGTTTTTCTGCAAACAGCTGCTGCGACACCGCAGAGGCTTATCGATGCTCTTGTTGACCGGGCGGATGAGTTGCGTAATGTTGAAATTGTAAGCCTTCATACAGAAGGCGATGCAGCGTATGTCCGCTCGGAGTATAGTGATAGCTTTAGGCTCAATGCCCTGTTTGTCGGTAGAAATGTACGATCTGCCGTTCAGGAAGGGTTGGCAGACGCTATACCTATTTTTTTAAGTGATGTACCGGCACTGTTTTATAGAAATGTCCTGCCTCTCGATGTTGCATTTGTTCATGTTTCCCCTCCGGACCGCCACGGATACTGTTCCCTTGGAGTATCGGTGGATGCGGCGCGGGCAGCGGTTCATACTGCAAAGACGGTTATTGCGCAGGTGAACCCGAATATGCCCCGGACACACGGTGAAGGATTGTTGCATATAAGCCATATTGACTCCATGGTTGATGTTGACGATCCTCTTCCTGAAGGCCCAAGGCATGAATTGACCGATATCGAACGAAAAATCGGACAGAACATAGCCTCCATAGTAGAAAACGGTGCAACTCTTCAGATGGGTATCGGTGCTATTCCCGATGCTACCCTTGCGGCCCTGATACATCACAGAGATTTAGGAATCCATACGGAAATGTTTTCCGATGGAGTTGTCGATCTTGTTGAAAAAGGGGTTGTCACAGGGAGGTACAAATCTACCCACAATGGAATCATCGTCGCCAGTTTTCTCTTAGGTACCCGCAGGCTCTATGATTTCGTCGATGACAATCCGCTTGTGGAGATGTTCGGTTCGGACTACGTAAACGATACCAAAGAGATCCGGAAAAACCCCAGGGTTACAGCGATCAACAGCGCCATTGAAATCGATATGACCGGGCAGGTTTGTGCCGATTCCATAGGACATCGGCATTTTTCAGGTGTCGGCGGACAGATGGACTTCATTCGTGGTGCGGCGCTTTCTCCCGATGGAAAACCCATCATAGCACTTCCTTCGGTTACCAAACGCGGTGAATCCCGGATTGTGCCTGTGCTCAAGGCGGGTGCGGGAGTTGTGACCACAAGGGCTCATGTGCAGTATGTCGTTACGGAATATGGAATTGTAAACCTTCACGGTAAAAATATGCGCCAGCGTGCTGAGGCACTTGCAAGTATCGCTCATCCGGATTTTCGTGAAGATATCTGCCGTACAGCCCATGACCTTTACGGCGGTTACAGGAAGGTTTGCCCATAG
- the sdhA gene encoding succinate dehydrogenase flavoprotein subunit produces MQVVYHDVIIVGSGLAGLRAAVEVAGKHDVAVLSKLHPLRSHSGAAQGGISAALGNAEKDSPEWHAYDTIKGSDYLADQYAVEVMCNDAPRAIIELEHLGVPFSRFEDGRIAQRPFGGHTSNFGKAPVRRTCYAADRTGHVCLHTLYEQSLRKGVSFYDEYQVLDLCMAEGAVNGIVAIEIKTGQLMLFHARAVMFATGGYGKAWRTTSNAFANTGDGLGIALNNGMPLEDMEFVQFHPTGLYRLGILITEAARGEGGILRNGQGERFMERYAPSIKDLAPRDIVSRSIYEEIRQGRGAGPMKDHVLLDLTGLSKEKIVEKLPEIESFAKIYLGVDPAEKPIPVQPTCHYAMGGIPTDANGRVSGDAEGREVPGFWAAGEVACVSVHGANRLGSNSLLDLIVFGRRAGKDINRYLDRICLTPIPLDTGAAARMSEKIAVLKGRDGGEAITPIRAELQNVMMENVSVFRHEQGLSEAVEKITALQKRAEAIRVFDQSEKFNTELLEAIELQHMVNYSKAVAVSALERRETRGAHSRDDYQSRDDASWLKHSICFLEEGGAITHMQKTVDLSLASSRAEFVPKERKY; encoded by the coding sequence AGCGGTTGAAGTTGCCGGAAAACACGATGTTGCCGTTCTGTCGAAGCTTCATCCTCTACGGTCACACTCCGGAGCGGCCCAGGGAGGGATATCGGCGGCACTTGGCAATGCCGAGAAAGATTCTCCTGAATGGCATGCTTATGACACCATCAAGGGTTCGGATTATCTGGCAGATCAGTATGCCGTGGAGGTTATGTGTAACGATGCCCCTCGTGCGATTATCGAACTTGAACATCTCGGTGTACCTTTTTCACGCTTTGAAGACGGCCGCATAGCACAACGTCCTTTCGGAGGACACACCAGCAACTTCGGGAAGGCTCCGGTTCGCAGAACATGCTATGCTGCTGACAGGACTGGTCATGTTTGTCTTCATACGCTTTATGAACAGTCATTGAGAAAAGGCGTCAGCTTTTATGACGAATATCAGGTGCTGGATCTGTGTATGGCCGAAGGAGCCGTGAACGGAATTGTCGCCATCGAGATCAAAACCGGGCAGCTCATGCTTTTTCATGCCCGGGCTGTGATGTTCGCTACCGGTGGTTATGGAAAAGCCTGGAGGACCACGTCCAACGCTTTTGCCAATACCGGGGACGGACTGGGCATAGCATTGAACAACGGGATGCCTCTGGAGGACATGGAGTTTGTGCAGTTTCATCCTACCGGTCTTTATCGGCTTGGCATACTGATTACCGAAGCTGCAAGAGGAGAGGGGGGGATCCTGCGAAACGGACAGGGCGAACGGTTTATGGAGCGTTATGCGCCGAGCATCAAGGATCTTGCACCACGTGATATTGTAAGCAGGAGCATCTATGAGGAGATCAGGCAGGGCCGGGGTGCAGGGCCGATGAAAGATCACGTTCTGCTTGATTTGACGGGGCTGTCAAAAGAGAAAATCGTTGAAAAGCTGCCTGAAATCGAGTCGTTTGCGAAGATTTACCTTGGCGTGGATCCTGCAGAAAAGCCTATTCCGGTACAGCCGACCTGTCATTATGCAATGGGAGGAATACCTACGGATGCAAATGGCAGGGTGAGCGGAGATGCAGAAGGACGTGAAGTCCCGGGGTTCTGGGCGGCAGGTGAGGTCGCTTGTGTTTCGGTGCATGGCGCAAATCGTCTTGGCTCCAATTCCTTGCTGGATCTTATTGTTTTCGGTAGACGAGCAGGTAAAGATATCAACCGGTACCTCGACAGGATCTGTCTCACTCCGATTCCTCTGGATACAGGGGCTGCCGCCCGGATGAGTGAGAAAATTGCCGTCCTCAAAGGCAGGGACGGCGGTGAGGCGATTACTCCGATCAGAGCCGAACTGCAAAATGTGATGATGGAAAACGTGTCGGTGTTTCGTCATGAACAAGGGCTTTCGGAGGCGGTGGAAAAAATCACGGCACTTCAGAAAAGGGCTGAAGCGATAAGAGTTTTCGATCAGAGTGAAAAGTTCAATACGGAACTTCTCGAGGCTATCGAGTTGCAGCATATGGTTAACTATTCGAAAGCTGTTGCGGTATCGGCTCTTGAACGAAGGGAAACAAGAGGTGCTCATAGCAGGGATGATTATCAGTCGCGGGATGATGCGTCGTGGCTGAAGCATTCGATTTGTTTTCTTGAAGAGGGGGGGGCGATTACACATATGCAGAAAACTGTCGACCTTTCTCTTGCGTCGTCCCGTGCAGAGTTTGTTCCGAAAGAACGGAAGTATTGA